Proteins encoded within one genomic window of Couchioplanes caeruleus:
- the galK gene encoding galactokinase, whose protein sequence is MDVASSATAAFRTTFGADPAGLWAAPGRVNLIGEHTDYNAGYVLPFALPQQVVVAAAPGDGPGWTVCSDLAPEAVTFAEPAPGTVEGWAAYVAGVVWALREAGHAVPPARIALASDVPVGAGVSSSAALESAVLTALADLGGLDLPVPRRPALAQRAENGYVGAPTGIMDQSASLRCEAGRALFLDCRSLEVEQIPFDLAAEGLAVLVVDSNTPHRHVDGEYGARRASCEAAAGILGVPALRDVPTGDLARALARLDDGVMRRRVRHIVTENQRVLDTVGLLRAGRIREIGPLLTASHASMRDDFEITVDRVDVAVEAALAAGAYGARMTGGGFGGCVLALIDADAAGATTAAIERAYRTRSFAPPTAWSATPGPGARRL, encoded by the coding sequence ATGGATGTCGCGTCCTCGGCAACGGCGGCCTTCCGCACCACATTCGGCGCCGACCCGGCCGGGCTCTGGGCCGCACCCGGGCGGGTCAACCTGATCGGCGAGCACACCGACTACAACGCCGGTTACGTGCTGCCCTTCGCCCTGCCCCAGCAGGTGGTGGTGGCCGCGGCGCCCGGTGACGGCCCGGGCTGGACGGTCTGCTCGGACCTCGCCCCGGAGGCCGTGACCTTCGCCGAGCCGGCGCCCGGCACGGTCGAGGGATGGGCGGCGTACGTGGCCGGCGTGGTCTGGGCGCTGCGCGAGGCCGGCCACGCGGTGCCGCCCGCCCGGATCGCGCTCGCCTCGGACGTGCCCGTCGGTGCCGGCGTCTCCTCCTCGGCGGCGCTGGAGTCCGCGGTGCTGACCGCGCTCGCCGACCTGGGCGGGCTCGACCTGCCGGTCCCGCGGCGGCCCGCGCTCGCCCAGCGCGCCGAGAACGGCTACGTGGGCGCGCCGACCGGGATCATGGACCAGTCGGCCTCCCTGCGCTGCGAGGCCGGCCGGGCGCTGTTCCTGGACTGCCGGTCGCTGGAGGTCGAGCAGATCCCGTTCGACCTGGCGGCCGAGGGGCTGGCCGTGCTGGTCGTCGACAGCAACACCCCGCACCGGCATGTCGACGGCGAGTACGGCGCCCGCCGGGCATCCTGCGAGGCGGCGGCCGGGATCCTCGGCGTGCCGGCCCTGCGCGACGTGCCGACCGGCGACCTCGCTCGCGCGCTCGCCCGGCTCGACGACGGGGTCATGCGCCGCCGGGTCCGCCACATCGTCACCGAGAACCAGCGGGTGCTCGACACGGTGGGTCTGCTGCGCGCGGGGCGCATCCGCGAGATCGGCCCGCTCCTGACCGCGTCGCACGCCTCGATGCGCGACGACTTCGAGATCACCGTGGACCGGGTGGACGTGGCGGTCGAGGCGGCGCTCGCCGCGGGGGCGTACGGCGCCCGGATGACCGGCGGCGGCTTCGGCGGCTGTGTCCTGGCCCTGATCGACGCGGACGCGGCCGGCGCCACCACGGCCGCGATCGAACGGGCCTACCGCACCCGCTCCTTCGCCCCGCCCACCGCCTGGTCCGCCACGCCGGGCCCCGGCGCCCGCCGCCTCTGA
- a CDS encoding 3'(2'),5'-bisphosphate nucleotidase CysQ, whose translation MSEQTGTSARIAGQREPESAGTPPVNDSAFARWLADRAGQVLLQVRAEMGYADGKALKAAGDKAAHDLLRTELARWRPADAVLSEEDDHSRVAWQDGERGIVRPDRLDASRVWIVDPLDGTREFSEEGRADWAVHVALWTADCASPSCLAAGAVAMPAQHRTLATDNIPAYPPLPLAAATGGPIRIAASRTRPPAFVTALAEDIGAELVPMGSAGVKIAAVISGEADAYVHAGGQYEWDSAAPVAVASATGLHASRIDGSELKYNQADPKLPDLVVCRRDLAPRLLAALQRHLPLT comes from the coding sequence ATGAGCGAGCAGACAGGGACGTCGGCACGCATTGCGGGTCAGCGCGAGCCGGAATCCGCCGGCACGCCGCCGGTCAACGACTCCGCGTTCGCGCGCTGGCTGGCGGACCGCGCCGGGCAGGTGCTGCTCCAGGTCCGTGCGGAGATGGGGTACGCCGACGGCAAGGCGCTGAAGGCGGCCGGCGACAAGGCCGCGCACGATCTGCTGCGTACGGAGCTCGCCCGGTGGCGCCCGGCCGACGCCGTGCTGTCGGAGGAGGACGACCACTCGCGGGTTGCGTGGCAGGACGGCGAGCGCGGCATCGTGCGCCCGGACCGGCTCGACGCCTCCCGCGTCTGGATCGTCGACCCGCTGGACGGCACCCGGGAGTTCTCCGAGGAGGGCCGCGCCGACTGGGCGGTGCACGTGGCGCTCTGGACCGCGGACTGCGCGAGCCCGAGCTGCCTGGCGGCCGGGGCGGTCGCGATGCCGGCCCAGCACCGGACGCTCGCCACCGACAACATCCCGGCGTACCCGCCGCTGCCCCTCGCCGCCGCCACCGGTGGCCCGATCCGGATCGCCGCGAGCCGCACCCGCCCGCCGGCCTTCGTCACCGCCCTCGCCGAGGACATCGGCGCGGAGCTGGTGCCGATGGGATCGGCCGGCGTCAAGATCGCCGCGGTGATCAGCGGGGAGGCGGACGCCTATGTGCATGCGGGCGGGCAGTACGAGTGGGACAGCGCCGCGCCCGTCGCTGTGGCGTCAGCCACTGGACTGCACGCTAGCCGAATCGATGGAAGTGAGTTGAAATACAACCAGGCCGATCCCAAGTTGCCGGACCTCGTGGTCTGTCGTAGGGACCTTGCTCCCCGATTGCTTGCAGCGCTGCAGCGTCACCTCCCGCTAACCTGA
- the cysD gene encoding sulfate adenylyltransferase subunit CysD, translated as MSQAKPYRVSHLDALEAESIFVMREVMAEFERPVLLFSGGKDSIVMLRLAEKAFAPARIPFPVMHVDTGHNFPEVLEYRDARVTELGLNLVVASVQEAIDSGLVRELPDGTRNRIQTPVLLAAVEKYRFDALFGGARRDEEKARAKERMFSFRDEFGQWDPKNQRPELWSLYNGRHHPGESIRVFPLSNWTELDVWHYIAKEDIALPSIYYAHDREVVERDGMFYAVNEFIVPRDGETVETRRVRYRTVGDASQTAAVLSDADTVEKVIDEVAATRITERGATRGDDKVSEAAMEDRKREGYF; from the coding sequence GTGAGCCAGGCGAAGCCCTATCGCGTATCCCATCTCGATGCCCTGGAGGCCGAGAGCATCTTCGTGATGCGCGAGGTCATGGCCGAGTTCGAGCGGCCCGTGCTGCTCTTCTCCGGTGGCAAGGACTCGATCGTGATGCTGCGGCTGGCCGAGAAGGCCTTCGCCCCGGCGCGCATCCCGTTCCCGGTCATGCACGTCGACACCGGTCACAACTTCCCCGAGGTGCTGGAGTATCGCGACGCCCGGGTCACCGAGCTGGGCCTCAATCTGGTGGTCGCCAGCGTGCAGGAGGCGATCGACTCCGGCCTGGTCCGCGAACTGCCCGACGGCACCCGCAACCGCATCCAGACGCCGGTGCTGCTCGCCGCGGTGGAGAAGTACCGCTTCGACGCCCTCTTCGGCGGCGCCCGCCGCGACGAGGAGAAGGCCCGCGCCAAGGAGCGCATGTTCAGCTTCCGCGACGAATTCGGCCAGTGGGATCCGAAGAACCAGCGTCCCGAGCTCTGGTCGCTCTACAACGGGCGCCACCACCCCGGCGAGTCCATCCGCGTCTTCCCGCTCTCCAACTGGACCGAGCTGGACGTGTGGCACTACATCGCCAAGGAGGACATCGCGCTGCCGAGCATCTACTACGCCCACGACCGGGAGGTCGTCGAGCGCGACGGGATGTTCTACGCGGTCAACGAGTTCATCGTCCCGCGCGACGGCGAGACGGTCGAGACCCGCCGGGTGCGCTACCGCACGGTCGGCGACGCGTCGCAGACCGCCGCCGTGCTCTCCGACGCCGACACCGTCGAGAAGGTCATCGACGAGGTGGCGGCGACCCGGATCACCGAGCGGGGCGCCACCCGGGGCGACGACAAGGTCAGCGAGGCCGCGATGGAAGACCGCAAGCGGGAAGGCTACTTCTGA
- a CDS encoding 2'-5' RNA ligase family protein encodes MAQTETPTTRIGVAIDIPEPWGELLTRRRAEAGDPQAAYTPAHVTLLGPTEVSTASLPAIEKHLEEVASAQEPFTVHLRGTGTFRPITEVVFVTLAAGISECELLAAAIADAEGVERDSRFPYHPHVTVAQDVSAAALDAVFDDLAEFEARFDVPAFTLFSHDLSAPGDRPWQRRRDYPLGTP; translated from the coding sequence GTGGCGCAGACGGAGACACCCACCACGCGCATCGGCGTCGCGATCGACATCCCCGAGCCCTGGGGAGAGCTGCTGACCCGCCGTCGCGCCGAGGCGGGCGACCCGCAGGCGGCGTACACGCCCGCGCACGTCACCCTGCTCGGGCCGACGGAGGTCTCCACCGCGTCGCTGCCGGCGATCGAGAAGCATCTCGAGGAGGTCGCCTCGGCGCAGGAGCCCTTCACCGTCCACCTGCGGGGCACCGGGACCTTCCGCCCGATCACCGAGGTGGTGTTCGTTACGCTGGCGGCCGGCATCAGCGAGTGTGAGCTGCTCGCCGCCGCGATCGCCGACGCCGAGGGCGTGGAGCGCGACTCGCGTTTTCCGTACCACCCGCACGTGACCGTCGCCCAGGACGTCTCCGCCGCCGCGCTCGACGCCGTCTTCGACGACCTGGCCGAGTTCGAGGCCCGGTTCGACGTGCCCGCCTTCACGCTCTTCTCGCACGATCTCTCCGCTCCCGGCGACCGCCCCTGGCAACGTCGCCGCGACTATCCGCTCGGCACCCCGTAA
- a CDS encoding YihY/virulence factor BrkB family protein — MNAIDRAYAVVEARIMAWRHRSRYFDHLCRAGLRYDEVNGGRLAAAIAYYGFFAVFALALIGYSAFGFLINSNVALFGIVQDFLAANLPFLDVQAILDSGKTVGIVGIVGLIFTGIGWVEAIRSSQRLIWRLNEQPGYVGVRQAVDLLVLVGILLLLIVSVGAVYGLEALLEWLADGRVGVLLSVVSVVLTIAVNMLLAAALLAAIPRLRMTARRMAPPVLQVGIGIYLLNTVGKSFVGLIQHNPAYGLVASAVGLLVYLYVFNQLLLFGAAWAATSPHGRVVDLSADDKTAPVGQNTWIRHRRPE, encoded by the coding sequence GTGAACGCCATCGACCGGGCGTACGCGGTGGTCGAGGCGCGGATCATGGCCTGGCGGCACCGCTCCCGCTACTTCGACCATCTGTGCCGGGCCGGGCTGCGCTACGACGAGGTCAACGGTGGACGTCTGGCCGCGGCGATCGCCTACTACGGCTTCTTCGCGGTCTTCGCGCTCGCCCTGATCGGCTACTCGGCCTTCGGTTTCTTGATCAACTCCAATGTGGCGCTGTTCGGGATCGTCCAGGATTTCCTGGCGGCGAACCTGCCGTTCCTGGACGTGCAGGCGATCCTCGACAGCGGCAAGACGGTCGGCATCGTCGGCATCGTCGGCCTGATCTTCACCGGCATCGGCTGGGTCGAGGCGATCCGGTCGTCGCAGCGGCTGATCTGGCGGCTCAACGAGCAACCCGGCTACGTCGGCGTACGGCAGGCGGTCGACCTGCTGGTGCTGGTCGGCATCCTGCTGCTGCTCATCGTCTCGGTCGGCGCCGTCTACGGGCTGGAGGCGCTGCTCGAATGGCTCGCCGACGGGCGGGTCGGCGTCCTGCTCTCCGTGGTCAGCGTGGTGCTCACCATCGCGGTCAACATGCTGCTCGCGGCCGCCCTGCTGGCCGCCATCCCGCGGTTGCGGATGACCGCGCGGCGCATGGCCCCGCCGGTGCTCCAGGTCGGGATCGGGATCTACCTGCTCAACACCGTGGGCAAGTCGTTCGTCGGACTGATCCAGCACAACCCCGCGTACGGTCTGGTCGCCAGCGCAGTCGGCCTGCTGGTCTACCTCTACGTCTTCAACCAGTTGCTGCTGTTCGGCGCGGCATGGGCGGCGACCAGCCCGCACGGCCGCGTCGTGGATCTCTCGGCCGACGACAAAACCGCTCCGGTGGGGCAAAATACCTGGATTCGGCACCGTCGCCCGGAATGA
- the trpS gene encoding tryptophan--tRNA ligase, whose product MSDADRRPRVLSGIQPTADSFHLGNYLGAVRNWVAMQETADAFYCVVDLHAITMGHDPVALRNRTRLSVAQLLALGLDPERCTLFVQSHVPEHAQLGWVLSCITGFGEAGRMVQFKDKSAKQGSDTTSVGLFTYPILQAADILLYQADAVPVGEDQRQHLELTRDLAQRFNTRFGRTFTVPSAYIVRDTAKITDLQDPTSKMSKSASSPNGIIELLEDPARSAKKIKSAVTDTGREILYDEENKPGISNLLTIYAALTGRTIDELLEQYDGRGYGDLKKDLAEIVVEFVKPVQERTRAYLEDPVHLDKVLAVGADKARAVAAATLGSAYQNIGFLSPSRGA is encoded by the coding sequence ATGTCCGACGCCGACCGCCGCCCCCGGGTGCTTTCCGGCATCCAGCCGACCGCCGACTCGTTCCATCTCGGCAATTATCTCGGAGCGGTCCGCAACTGGGTGGCCATGCAGGAAACGGCGGATGCCTTCTACTGCGTGGTCGACCTGCACGCCATCACCATGGGGCACGACCCGGTGGCCTTGCGGAACAGGACCCGGCTCTCGGTCGCGCAGTTGCTCGCCCTCGGCCTCGATCCCGAGCGCTGCACGCTCTTCGTGCAGTCGCACGTCCCCGAGCACGCCCAGCTCGGCTGGGTGCTGAGCTGCATCACCGGCTTCGGCGAGGCCGGGCGTATGGTGCAGTTCAAGGACAAGTCGGCCAAGCAGGGCTCCGACACCACCAGCGTCGGCCTGTTCACCTACCCGATCCTGCAGGCCGCCGACATCCTGCTCTACCAGGCCGACGCGGTGCCGGTCGGCGAGGACCAGCGGCAGCACCTCGAGCTGACCCGCGACCTGGCGCAGCGGTTCAACACCCGCTTCGGGCGGACGTTCACCGTGCCGTCGGCGTACATCGTCCGGGACACGGCCAAGATCACCGACCTGCAGGACCCGACCTCCAAGATGTCGAAGTCGGCCTCGTCGCCGAACGGCATCATCGAGCTGCTCGAGGATCCCGCGCGCTCGGCCAAGAAGATCAAGTCCGCGGTCACCGACACCGGCCGGGAGATCCTCTACGACGAGGAGAACAAGCCCGGCATCAGCAACCTGCTGACCATCTACGCCGCGCTCACCGGCCGGACCATAGACGAGTTGCTCGAGCAGTACGACGGGCGCGGCTACGGCGACCTCAAGAAGGACCTCGCCGAGATCGTGGTCGAGTTCGTCAAGCCGGTCCAGGAGCGCACCCGTGCCTACCTGGAGGACCCGGTCCACCTCGACAAGGTGCTCGCGGTCGGCGCGGACAAGGCGCGGGCCGTCGCGGCGGCGACGCTCGGCTCGGCGTACCAGAACATCGGCTTCCTCAGCCCGTCCCGCGGAGCCTGA
- a CDS encoding SCO4848 family membrane protein, with the protein MLLSRKWSAFLIAVGVWTWLIWPRFGVAIAKDDRSFAAGAPTSFLWVHALLITASLAVGTTVGVLGVRGWRAAGARTSISEDSSALRADTPEN; encoded by the coding sequence GTGCTGCTCTCCCGCAAGTGGTCCGCGTTCCTGATCGCGGTCGGCGTCTGGACCTGGCTGATCTGGCCGCGCTTCGGCGTCGCCATCGCCAAGGACGACCGGTCCTTCGCCGCCGGGGCGCCGACATCCTTTCTCTGGGTGCACGCGCTGTTGATCACCGCATCCCTCGCCGTCGGCACGACGGTCGGCGTTCTGGGCGTGCGCGGCTGGCGGGCGGCGGGAGCGCGCACATCGATTTCCGAGGATTCCTCGGCGCTCCGGGCTGATACGCCGGAAAATTGA
- the cysN gene encoding sulfate adenylyltransferase subunit CysN, giving the protein MSQAVLDTEAAAARNMDLLRFATAGSVDDGKSTLIGRLLYDTKSLFSDQLEAVEAVSAARGDEYTNLALLTDGLRAEREQGITIDVAYRYFATPRRKFIIADTPGHIQYTRNMVTGASTADLALILVDARKGLVEQSRRHAFLTSLLRVPHLVLCVNKMDLVGWDKEVYDRIADEFTSFAAKLDITDLTIIPISALEGDNIASRSEKSPWYEGPSLLHHLEHVHIASDRNLVDVRFPVQYVIRPQSTTVTDYRGYAGQVASGVLKPGDDVMVLPSGMTSKIAAIDTADGPVDEAFPPMSVTVRLADEIDISRGDMLCRPHNAPAVAQDIEAMVCWMDETAPLRVGGKYTIKHTTRTARTVVRGLQYKLDVNTLHRDEGAPQLGLNEIGRVRLRTTLPLLADEYRRNRTTGGFILIDETTNRTVGAGMIIEAA; this is encoded by the coding sequence ATGAGTCAGGCAGTTCTGGACACCGAGGCGGCCGCCGCCCGCAACATGGATCTGCTGCGGTTCGCCACCGCGGGCAGCGTCGACGACGGGAAGTCGACGCTGATCGGCCGCCTGCTCTACGACACCAAGTCACTCTTCTCCGACCAGCTCGAGGCGGTCGAGGCGGTCAGCGCCGCGCGCGGCGACGAGTACACCAACCTCGCGTTGCTCACCGACGGCCTGCGGGCCGAGCGGGAGCAGGGCATCACCATCGACGTGGCGTACCGCTACTTCGCCACGCCGCGGCGCAAGTTCATCATCGCGGACACTCCGGGGCACATTCAGTACACCCGCAACATGGTCACCGGGGCCTCGACCGCCGACCTGGCGCTGATCCTGGTCGACGCCCGCAAGGGCCTGGTCGAGCAGTCCCGGCGGCACGCGTTCCTGACCTCACTGCTGCGAGTCCCGCACCTCGTCCTCTGCGTCAACAAGATGGACCTCGTCGGCTGGGACAAGGAGGTCTACGATCGGATCGCCGACGAATTCACCTCGTTCGCCGCGAAGCTGGACATCACCGACCTCACGATCATCCCGATCTCCGCGCTGGAGGGCGACAACATCGCCTCCCGCTCGGAAAAGAGCCCCTGGTACGAGGGCCCGTCGCTGCTGCACCACCTGGAGCACGTGCACATCGCGTCCGACCGCAACCTGGTCGACGTCCGCTTCCCGGTGCAGTACGTGATCCGGCCGCAGTCCACCACCGTGACCGACTACCGCGGCTATGCGGGCCAGGTCGCCTCCGGCGTGCTCAAGCCCGGCGACGACGTGATGGTGCTGCCGTCCGGCATGACCAGCAAGATCGCGGCGATCGACACCGCCGACGGCCCGGTCGACGAGGCCTTCCCGCCGATGTCGGTGACGGTCCGGCTCGCCGACGAGATCGACATCTCCCGGGGCGACATGCTCTGCCGGCCGCACAACGCCCCGGCGGTCGCCCAGGACATCGAGGCGATGGTCTGCTGGATGGACGAGACGGCGCCGCTGCGGGTGGGCGGGAAGTACACGATCAAACACACCACGCGGACGGCCCGGACGGTCGTCCGCGGGCTGCAGTACAAGCTCGACGTGAACACCCTGCACCGCGATGAGGGCGCACCGCAGCTCGGGCTGAACGAGATCGGCCGGGTGCGCCTGCGCACGACGCTGCCGCTGCTCGCGGACGAGTACCGCCGCAACCGCACCACCGGCGGCTTCATCCTGATCGACGAGACGACCAACCGGACGGTCGGCGCAGGCATGATCATCGAGGCGGCCTGA
- the galE gene encoding UDP-glucose 4-epimerase GalE, which yields MKLLVTGGAGYVGSVTSRLLLDAGHEVVVLDNLSTGFREAVAPDATFVQADIADAASVLTPGSGFDAVLHFAGLIAAGESMVKPELYWDHNVTRSLALLDAVRAARVPRLVFSSTAAVYGNPTELPITESATKAPTNTYGATKLTFDFALTSEAFAHGLAAVSLRYFNVAGALIREDGTAIGERHDPETHLIPIALQAAAGKRDKLQLFGDDYPTVDGTCVRDYIHVADLARAHLLALEAATGGEHKIYNLGNGNGFSNRQVVEVAREVTGAALDFEVAPRRDGDPATLVASSERARDELGWIPEKATLQDMIGDAWQFYRAHVA from the coding sequence GTGAAACTTCTCGTCACCGGAGGCGCCGGCTACGTCGGCAGCGTCACCAGCCGCCTGCTGCTCGACGCCGGTCACGAGGTGGTCGTACTCGACAACCTCAGCACCGGCTTCCGGGAAGCGGTCGCACCCGACGCCACCTTCGTCCAGGCCGACATCGCCGATGCCGCCTCGGTGCTCACCCCGGGCTCGGGCTTCGACGCCGTACTGCACTTCGCCGGCCTGATCGCCGCCGGTGAGTCGATGGTCAAGCCCGAGCTCTACTGGGACCACAATGTCACCCGCTCGCTAGCGCTGCTCGACGCCGTCCGCGCCGCCCGGGTCCCCCGCCTCGTCTTCTCCTCCACCGCCGCCGTCTACGGCAACCCCACCGAGCTGCCCATCACCGAGTCCGCGACCAAGGCGCCCACCAACACGTACGGCGCCACCAAGCTGACCTTCGACTTCGCGCTCACCTCGGAAGCCTTCGCGCACGGGCTGGCCGCCGTGTCGCTGCGCTACTTCAACGTGGCCGGCGCCCTGATCCGCGAGGACGGCACCGCCATCGGCGAACGGCACGACCCGGAGACCCACCTCATCCCCATCGCGTTGCAGGCCGCCGCCGGCAAGCGGGACAAGCTGCAGCTCTTCGGCGACGACTACCCGACGGTGGACGGCACCTGCGTCCGCGACTACATCCACGTGGCCGACCTCGCCCGCGCCCATCTGCTCGCCCTGGAGGCGGCCACCGGCGGCGAACACAAGATCTACAACCTGGGCAACGGGAACGGGTTCTCCAACCGCCAGGTCGTCGAGGTGGCGCGCGAGGTCACCGGCGCCGCGCTCGACTTCGAGGTGGCCCCGCGGCGCGACGGCGACCCCGCCACCCTGGTGGCCTCCTCGGAGCGGGCCCGCGACGAGCTCGGCTGGATCCCGGAGAAGGCCACGCTGCAGGACATGATCGGCGACGCCTGGCAGTTCTACCGCGCCCACGTCGCGTGA
- a CDS encoding BMP family lipoprotein, which translates to MRPVSGKRIVAILAAGGLTLAAAACGDAPKSTPSGSGASAAAGYKACMVTDTGGIDDRSFNASAWAGLQAAKQAQGNVDPKYAPSSAEADYEPNLRGYVTQKCNFILSVGGLMGDVTKKVAAENATQQFGIVDSAVEGATNVYPMQFATEQAAFLAGYLAAGYSKSGKVATYGGLKIPPVTVFMDGFADGVAHYNKTKSKNVAVLGWDKAKQNGTFAENFGDQTKGKTITNTFVSQGADVIMPVAGGTGLGSADVAKASGGKLSVIWVDQDGCKSAEQYCDVFLTTVVKNIAGAVEQAVVDGAQGKPLTATPGYLGTLQNDGVSLAPYNQFDSKVDAGLKSEVDKLKADIIAGTIKVESANAPKK; encoded by the coding sequence TTGCGCCCAGTAAGTGGGAAGCGAATCGTTGCGATTCTTGCGGCGGGTGGGCTGACGCTCGCCGCCGCTGCCTGTGGCGACGCCCCGAAGTCGACCCCGAGTGGTTCCGGCGCGAGCGCCGCCGCGGGATACAAGGCGTGCATGGTCACCGACACCGGTGGCATCGACGACCGGTCCTTCAACGCCTCGGCGTGGGCCGGCCTGCAGGCCGCCAAGCAGGCGCAGGGCAACGTCGACCCGAAGTACGCGCCGTCCTCGGCCGAGGCCGACTACGAGCCCAACCTGCGCGGCTACGTCACGCAGAAGTGCAACTTCATCCTCTCGGTCGGCGGCCTCATGGGCGACGTCACCAAGAAGGTCGCGGCGGAGAACGCCACCCAGCAGTTCGGCATCGTGGACAGCGCCGTCGAGGGCGCGACCAACGTCTACCCGATGCAGTTCGCCACCGAGCAGGCCGCGTTCCTCGCCGGCTACCTCGCCGCGGGCTACTCGAAGTCCGGCAAGGTCGCCACCTACGGCGGTCTGAAGATCCCGCCGGTCACCGTCTTCATGGACGGCTTCGCCGACGGCGTGGCGCACTACAACAAGACCAAGAGCAAGAACGTGGCCGTGCTGGGCTGGGACAAGGCCAAGCAGAACGGCACCTTCGCCGAGAACTTCGGTGACCAGACCAAGGGCAAGACGATCACCAACACGTTCGTCTCGCAGGGCGCCGACGTGATCATGCCGGTCGCCGGCGGCACCGGCCTGGGCAGCGCCGACGTCGCCAAGGCGTCCGGCGGCAAGCTCTCGGTCATCTGGGTCGACCAGGACGGCTGCAAGAGCGCCGAGCAGTACTGCGACGTCTTCCTGACCACCGTCGTCAAGAACATCGCCGGCGCCGTGGAGCAGGCCGTGGTCGACGGCGCGCAGGGCAAGCCCCTCACCGCCACCCCGGGCTACCTGGGCACGCTGCAGAACGACGGTGTCTCGCTGGCGCCGTACAACCAGTTCGACAGCAAGGTCGACGCGGGCCTCAAGTCCGAGGTCGACAAGCTCAAGGCGGACATCATCGCGGGCACCATCAAGGTCGAGTCGGCCAACGCGCCCAAGAAGTGA